In one window of Cellulophaga sp. HaHa_2_95 DNA:
- a CDS encoding S41 family peptidase yields MKKFLLLFLGLGLFAVSCSDKDDEVVVTGPEIPDSSELIVQDFMWKSMNLWYFWQDNVDNLSDTKFANTQDGLNNYLTFLNSEANPTDFLKNKILFDADRFTYFSEDYKELTQSFEGISQSNGLEFGLGIISGTENVFGYVRYIIPNSNAATTTITRGDFFTGVDGQTLNLSNYVDLLFGDNSTYTLNMADYSDNTLTSTTEEITLTKEANFVENPVFLTKVITKSDKKIGYVVYNGFTANFDEELNSAFGDLKAQGITDLVLDLRYNPGGSVNSSIALSSMIYNTDTSKLFSKTIYNPKITQAYVDAGYDLNNYFTNSTSGGNAINTLNLNKVYVIALYSSASASELVINGLAPYIDVIHVGDTTRGKNEFSTTLVDDPDFNYTYRDTREGNINSNNSWAIQAIIGKSSNADDFSDYTSGLIPDIVLEEKIGNLGILGDENEPLLARALQEITGVSSKRDFSQGIPIHEISNSKMFTPLKDNMYVTGLKNIK; encoded by the coding sequence ATGAAAAAGTTTCTCCTTTTGTTTTTAGGCCTAGGCCTATTTGCTGTTTCCTGTTCTGATAAAGATGATGAAGTTGTCGTAACAGGCCCCGAAATTCCTGATAGCTCAGAATTAATTGTGCAAGACTTTATGTGGAAGTCAATGAATCTTTGGTATTTCTGGCAGGATAATGTTGACAACCTTTCGGATACTAAATTTGCAAATACGCAAGACGGCTTAAATAATTATCTAACATTTTTAAATTCGGAAGCTAATCCAACCGATTTTCTAAAAAATAAAATATTATTTGACGCAGATAGATTCACCTATTTTAGTGAGGATTATAAAGAATTAACTCAAAGTTTTGAGGGTATATCCCAAAGTAACGGTCTTGAATTTGGCCTGGGGATTATTTCAGGTACAGAGAATGTATTTGGATATGTCCGATATATTATCCCAAATTCTAATGCTGCAACTACAACAATTACTAGAGGTGACTTTTTTACAGGCGTAGATGGGCAAACACTAAATCTCAGTAATTATGTTGATTTATTATTTGGCGATAATTCTACTTATACGCTAAACATGGCTGATTATTCTGATAATACGTTAACAAGTACAACCGAAGAAATTACTTTGACTAAGGAAGCTAACTTTGTAGAAAACCCTGTTTTTCTAACTAAAGTTATCACAAAAAGTGATAAAAAAATTGGGTATGTTGTATACAATGGGTTCACTGCTAATTTTGATGAAGAATTAAATAGCGCTTTTGGAGATTTAAAAGCTCAAGGAATTACAGACTTAGTTTTAGATTTACGTTATAATCCAGGAGGATCTGTAAATTCATCTATAGCTTTATCTAGTATGATATATAATACGGATACTAGTAAATTATTCTCTAAAACTATTTACAATCCTAAAATTACCCAAGCCTATGTAGATGCTGGTTATGATTTAAATAATTACTTCACAAATTCAACATCTGGTGGTAATGCTATAAATACCTTAAACTTGAATAAGGTATATGTTATAGCTTTATACAGTTCTGCATCCGCAAGTGAACTAGTAATTAATGGGCTTGCACCTTATATAGATGTTATTCATGTTGGAGATACCACAAGAGGTAAAAATGAATTTAGTACTACTCTAGTTGATGATCCCGATTTCAATTATACTTATAGAGATACCAGGGAAGGAAATATAAATTCCAATAACTCATGGGCAATCCAAGCTATTATAGGCAAAAGCTCTAATGCTGATGATTTTTCAGATTATACATCTGGCCTAATTCCAGACATTGTCTTGGAGGAAAAAATAGGTAATTTAGGTATTTTAGGTGATGAAAACGAACCATTACTAGCTAGAGCTTTACAAGAAATTACCGGTGTAAGTAGTAAAAGAGACTTTTCTCAAGGTATACCAATACATGAAATTTCCAATTCTAAAATGTTTACTCCTTTAAAAGACAATATGTATGTTACTGGTTTGAAAAATATTAAATAA
- a CDS encoding RNA polymerase sigma factor, giving the protein MKQVEFLNVVMPFKDKLFRLAKRLLVSTEEAEDATQEILLKLWTKNSAIEEYKNVEAFAMTMTKNFCLDRLKSKQAGNLKLVHSNYKDDNTSLQKQVEAKDSISWVEKIMQELPEQQKLVLQLRDVEEYDYDEIAKMLDMQPTAIRVALSRARKTVREKLVEKHSYGIG; this is encoded by the coding sequence ATGAAACAGGTAGAATTTTTAAATGTTGTGATGCCTTTCAAAGACAAACTCTTTCGGTTAGCCAAAAGATTGTTGGTTTCCACAGAGGAAGCAGAGGATGCAACTCAAGAAATATTACTGAAATTATGGACAAAAAATTCTGCCATTGAAGAATATAAAAATGTAGAAGCTTTTGCCATGACGATGACTAAGAATTTTTGTTTAGACCGATTAAAGTCGAAGCAAGCGGGAAATTTGAAATTAGTTCACAGTAATTATAAGGATGATAATACATCATTACAAAAGCAAGTAGAAGCCAAGGATAGTATATCATGGGTAGAAAAAATTATGCAAGAGTTGCCAGAACAACAAAAACTGGTATTACAATTGCGAGATGTAGAAGAATATGATTATGACGAAATAGCGAAAATGTTAGACATGCAGCCCACCGCAATACGGGTGGCCTTGTCAAGAGCTAGAAAAACAGTAAGAGAAAAATTAGTAGAAAAACACAGTTATGGAATTGGATAA
- a CDS encoding DUF4252 domain-containing protein: MKKSLILLFLAVTPFIGFSQSLFDKYEDSDNVSAVIVNKSMFNLLSKIDVEVDDQDAKDFMDIAKSVSSLKVFTTEDKAVGADMAVNVAKYLKSSSMEELMRVKDKDANVKFYIKAGKDDDHVSELLMFVTGVKNIQAGGRKVETVLLSLTGDIDLNKIGSLTSKMNLPKELNNAGKKNQ; this comes from the coding sequence ATGAAAAAGTCCCTTATACTATTATTCCTAGCCGTTACCCCTTTTATAGGTTTTTCGCAGTCCTTATTTGATAAATACGAGGATTCTGATAATGTATCTGCTGTAATTGTGAACAAAAGCATGTTTAATCTTTTAAGTAAGATAGATGTAGAAGTAGATGATCAAGATGCTAAAGATTTTATGGACATTGCCAAGAGCGTAAGTAGCCTTAAAGTTTTTACAACAGAAGATAAAGCTGTAGGAGCAGATATGGCTGTAAATGTGGCGAAGTATTTGAAATCTTCTTCAATGGAAGAGCTAATGCGTGTAAAAGATAAAGATGCAAACGTGAAATTTTATATCAAAGCAGGTAAAGATGATGACCATGTTAGTGAGTTACTTATGTTTGTTACCGGCGTTAAAAACATACAAGCAGGAGGTAGAAAGGTAGAAACGGTACTGCTTTCTTTAACAGGAGATATCGATTTAAATAAAATTGGTTCCTTAACAAGTAAAATGAACTTACCCAAAGAACTAAATAATGCAGGGAAGAAAAATCAATAA
- a CDS encoding DUF4252 domain-containing protein has protein sequence MKTISLFLVIAILPLFGFSQSIFDKYEDMDRVSSVIVNKSMINFVSSLGIDEHDQEAKDFMDIAKGVKSLKVFMTEDKTASLEMGSTVKKYLKSSKMEELMRVKDEDVNVKFYIREGRDSDHVKELLMFVTGIGNVKTDLNGRNIETVLVSITGDIDLNKIGALTNKMNLPKELNKAGKAK, from the coding sequence ATGAAAACAATCAGTTTATTTTTAGTAATCGCAATTTTACCATTATTTGGATTTTCTCAATCTATCTTTGATAAATATGAAGATATGGATCGTGTTTCATCTGTAATCGTTAATAAGAGTATGATCAATTTTGTCAGTTCTCTTGGAATAGATGAGCATGATCAAGAAGCCAAAGATTTTATGGATATAGCTAAAGGAGTAAAGAGCTTAAAAGTCTTTATGACAGAAGATAAGACGGCATCTTTAGAAATGGGGTCTACCGTTAAAAAGTATTTAAAATCTTCTAAAATGGAAGAGCTAATGCGTGTAAAGGATGAAGACGTTAATGTAAAGTTTTATATTAGGGAAGGTAGAGATAGTGATCATGTAAAAGAACTTTTAATGTTTGTAACTGGTATTGGTAATGTCAAAACAGACCTAAACGGTAGAAACATTGAGACTGTTTTAGTGTCTATTACAGGAGATATAGATCTAAATAAAATTGGTGCTTTGACTAATAAAATGAATTTGCCGAAAGAATTAAATAAAGCAGGGAAAGCAAAATAA
- a CDS encoding DUF4252 domain-containing protein translates to MKNIKFSLVIAWVLLFFSCSSTQSLQEYYVDNAENPNFLSFDLPASLLNIDQVDLTPEQKKAYTSLKKLNVLAFKKTLENAADYVAEKAKVKAILKNDKYQELMKLNTSYGKGSIKFLGDDDAIDEVIIYGDTDDKGFVLVRVLGDNMNPANLMQLIKAMEKSNFDGKQLEGLLGAFK, encoded by the coding sequence ATGAAAAATATAAAGTTTAGTCTCGTAATAGCATGGGTTCTGCTATTTTTTAGTTGTTCCTCCACACAAAGTCTGCAGGAATATTATGTAGATAATGCAGAAAACCCTAATTTCTTATCTTTTGATTTGCCAGCGAGTCTTTTAAATATAGATCAGGTAGATTTAACCCCAGAGCAGAAGAAAGCTTATACCTCCCTTAAAAAGTTGAATGTATTGGCTTTTAAAAAAACCTTGGAAAATGCAGCTGATTACGTAGCAGAGAAAGCAAAAGTAAAAGCTATTTTAAAAAATGATAAGTATCAAGAGTTAATGAAGTTGAATACCAGTTACGGTAAAGGTTCTATCAAATTTTTAGGAGATGATGATGCTATAGATGAGGTTATTATTTATGGTGATACCGATGATAAGGGGTTTGTTTTAGTGCGCGTTTTAGGCGATAATATGAACCCTGCTAACTTAATGCAATTAATAAAAGCGATGGAGAAATCTAATTTTGATGGCAAACAGTTAGAAGGTTTGCTAGGTGCCTTCAAATAG
- a CDS encoding mechanosensitive ion channel family protein translates to MEESAEIITETAGTADLWMAKGIDFVTDYGPKILGAIAIYLIGSWVIKKLIGAVRKVLTKGNYDESLQRFLLNLLSWGLKIFLIIMVISKLGVETTSFAAILAAAGLAVGLALQGSLSNFAGGVLIMIFKPYKIGDLVEAQGVLGNVKEIEIFTTKLITPQNKLAIVPNGAMANGNIINYTAEGKMRVDTTVGIGYGEDMKKAKEVLLEMLVANPKVLKDPAPSVNVEALADSSVNLAVRPYCKPEDYWDVYFATIEGSKLALDKAKIEIPYPHEVQINK, encoded by the coding sequence ATGGAAGAAAGTGCAGAAATTATTACCGAGACTGCAGGAACGGCTGACTTATGGATGGCTAAAGGAATTGATTTTGTAACAGATTACGGCCCAAAAATTTTAGGAGCTATAGCCATTTACTTGATTGGTTCATGGGTTATAAAAAAGCTTATTGGAGCCGTTAGAAAAGTATTGACTAAAGGAAATTACGACGAATCACTACAACGATTTTTATTAAATCTTTTATCATGGGGATTAAAAATATTTTTAATCATCATGGTGATCTCAAAATTGGGTGTAGAAACTACTAGTTTTGCAGCTATTCTTGCGGCAGCAGGTTTAGCGGTAGGTTTAGCATTGCAAGGATCACTCTCTAATTTTGCTGGTGGTGTTCTTATAATGATTTTTAAGCCTTATAAAATTGGAGATTTAGTAGAGGCACAGGGTGTCTTAGGAAATGTAAAAGAAATTGAAATTTTCACCACGAAATTAATCACGCCTCAAAACAAATTGGCAATTGTCCCTAATGGAGCAATGGCAAATGGTAATATCATCAACTACACCGCAGAAGGCAAAATGCGTGTAGATACTACTGTAGGTATAGGATATGGAGAAGATATGAAGAAAGCAAAAGAAGTGCTTTTAGAAATGCTTGTTGCAAACCCTAAGGTTTTAAAAGATCCTGCTCCTTCAGTAAATGTAGAAGCCTTAGCAGATAGCTCTGTAAATTTGGCGGTAAGACCTTACTGTAAGCCAGAAGATTACTGGGATGTATACTTTGCAACTATAGAAGGTTCTAAATTGGCTCTTGATAAAGCTAAGATTGAAATTCCTTATCCACATGAAGTACAAATTAATAAGTAA
- the purB gene encoding adenylosuccinate lyase: MSLNKLNAISPIDGRYRNKVENLADYFSEEALIKYRVRVEIEYFIALCEIPLPQLSSFDTSKFEALREIYTNFSSDDALAIKEIEKTTNHDVKAVEYFIKNKFDGLGLQAYKEFIHFGLTSQDINNTAIPLSLKEAMNEVYVPQYFEVLEELEALASEWKAIPMLARTHGQPASPTRLGKEIQVYVVRLKEQFNLLNDIPSAAKFGGATGNYNAHKVAYPAINWQEFGQEFVQEKLGLYHSFPTTQIEHYDHMAALFDTLKRINTIILDLDRDFWTYVSMDYFKQKIKAGEVGSSAMPHKVNPIDFENSEGNLGIANAIFEHLSAKLPVSRLQRDLTDSTVLRNIGVPFAHTMIAFQSTLKGLSKLLLNKEKFEQDLENNWAVVAEAIQTILRREAYPNPYEALKGLTRTNEKINQQSIANFIDTLEVSDAIKEELKVITPSNYTGI; this comes from the coding sequence ATGTCTTTAAACAAACTGAATGCGATTTCTCCGATAGACGGTCGTTACAGAAACAAAGTTGAAAATTTAGCTGATTATTTTTCTGAAGAAGCATTAATAAAATACCGCGTTCGTGTAGAAATCGAATATTTCATTGCTTTATGCGAAATTCCATTACCACAACTTTCTAGTTTTGATACTTCTAAATTTGAGGCATTAAGAGAAATCTATACTAATTTTTCTTCTGACGATGCTTTAGCCATTAAAGAGATTGAAAAAACAACCAACCACGACGTTAAAGCTGTTGAATATTTTATCAAAAATAAATTTGACGGATTAGGACTTCAAGCTTATAAAGAGTTTATCCATTTTGGTTTAACCTCTCAAGATATTAACAATACTGCTATTCCTCTTTCTTTAAAAGAAGCTATGAATGAAGTATATGTACCACAATATTTTGAAGTTTTAGAAGAACTAGAAGCTTTAGCATCAGAATGGAAAGCAATACCTATGTTGGCACGTACTCACGGACAACCTGCTTCTCCTACCCGCTTAGGAAAAGAAATTCAGGTTTATGTAGTACGTTTAAAAGAACAATTCAATTTACTGAATGATATTCCTAGCGCTGCAAAATTTGGTGGTGCTACAGGTAATTACAATGCTCATAAAGTAGCATATCCTGCTATCAACTGGCAAGAATTTGGACAAGAATTTGTACAAGAAAAATTAGGACTTTACCACTCTTTCCCTACTACTCAAATTGAACATTACGACCATATGGCGGCTTTGTTTGATACCTTAAAAAGAATAAATACAATTATACTCGATTTAGATCGTGATTTCTGGACCTATGTATCCATGGATTACTTTAAGCAAAAAATTAAAGCAGGTGAAGTTGGTTCTTCTGCTATGCCACATAAAGTTAACCCGATAGATTTTGAAAATTCTGAAGGTAACTTAGGTATTGCGAATGCTATATTTGAGCATTTATCTGCAAAATTACCTGTTTCTAGATTACAACGCGATTTAACGGATAGCACTGTTCTAAGAAACATTGGTGTTCCTTTTGCACATACCATGATTGCTTTTCAATCTACTTTAAAAGGATTGAGTAAGTTATTGCTGAATAAAGAAAAGTTTGAACAAGATTTAGAGAACAACTGGGCTGTAGTTGCAGAGGCTATACAGACCATTTTAAGACGCGAGGCATACCCAAATCCATATGAAGCATTAAAAGGGCTTACAAGGACTAATGAAAAGATAAACCAGCAATCTATCGCTAACTTTATTGACACTCTTGAGGTGTCTGATGCTATTAAAGAAGAATTAAAAGTAATTACACCAAGTAACTACACTGGTATTTAG
- a CDS encoding adenylosuccinate lyase: MTTQELYTSLNYVNHSKEKRAEMAGVISNNPELITPLLKVAFTINDPISCKASWVLEFTAKENLPFIFPHLDTFSKNLTSVYLDSAVRPMAKICEYLTKSYFSKTPNTTQDALTKKHLEKITAACFDWLITDQKVAAQAYAMTSLLLLGEKFKWILPELKIILEQNYPKGSAAYKARARLTLAKIK; the protein is encoded by the coding sequence ATGACTACGCAAGAGCTCTATACTTCTTTAAATTACGTGAACCACTCTAAAGAAAAAAGAGCTGAAATGGCTGGAGTAATTTCCAATAATCCTGAATTAATTACGCCACTATTAAAAGTTGCCTTTACTATTAACGACCCAATATCTTGCAAAGCATCTTGGGTTTTAGAATTTACAGCCAAGGAAAATTTGCCCTTTATTTTTCCACATTTAGACACTTTTTCCAAGAACTTAACTAGCGTATATTTAGACTCTGCAGTACGTCCTATGGCAAAAATCTGCGAATACTTAACCAAAAGTTATTTTTCAAAGACCCCAAATACAACTCAAGACGCCTTGACTAAAAAGCATCTTGAAAAAATTACCGCAGCATGCTTTGATTGGCTCATTACTGATCAAAAAGTAGCAGCACAAGCATATGCTATGACAAGCTTATTACTATTGGGTGAAAAGTTTAAATGGATTTTACCCGAGTTAAAAATCATTCTAGAACAAAACTACCCAAAAGGGAGTGCTGCATACAAAGCCAGAGCTAGACTCACCTTAGCCAAAATAAAATAG
- a CDS encoding NAD-dependent deacylase, with protein MKKIVVLTGAGISAESGIQTFRDADGLWEGYDVMEVASPQGFEKNPKLVLDFYNQRRKQLLKVAPNEAHLALKNLEEYFETTIITQNIDDLHERAGSKAIIHLHGELLKVRSTKISRIGAPVILDWKKDLKIGDKCINGHQLRPHIVWFGEAVPLLDKAIEITQEADILIIIGTSMQVYPAASLVNFIKDDTPIYFVDPRPSITKNTFNNLTIIEKTAVEGIPELVAQLIKTN; from the coding sequence ATGAAAAAAATTGTTGTTTTAACAGGTGCAGGCATAAGCGCAGAAAGTGGTATTCAAACTTTTAGAGATGCAGATGGCCTTTGGGAGGGTTATGATGTGATGGAGGTTGCTTCTCCCCAAGGTTTTGAAAAGAACCCAAAACTCGTCTTAGATTTTTACAATCAGCGCAGAAAACAACTTTTAAAGGTAGCACCGAATGAGGCACATCTAGCATTAAAAAATCTTGAAGAGTATTTTGAGACCACCATAATTACTCAGAATATTGATGACTTGCATGAAAGAGCTGGCAGCAAAGCTATAATTCATTTACACGGGGAGCTGCTTAAAGTTAGAAGCACCAAGATTTCCAGAATTGGAGCTCCCGTAATACTAGACTGGAAAAAAGATTTAAAAATAGGCGACAAATGTATTAACGGGCATCAACTACGACCACATATTGTTTGGTTTGGCGAGGCAGTACCTTTACTCGATAAAGCTATTGAAATTACCCAGGAAGCAGATATTCTAATCATTATCGGCACTTCTATGCAGGTGTATCCAGCTGCTAGTCTTGTCAATTTTATAAAAGATGACACCCCTATATACTTTGTTGACCCTAGACCTAGCATCACTAAAAATACATTTAACAACTTAACCATTATTGAAAAAACTGCTGTAGAAGGAATACCAGAACTAGTAGCTCAATTAATAAAAACAAATTAA
- a CDS encoding RNA methyltransferase, whose protein sequence is MIDLKLLNYLEEFISEERKERFLQILEERTYKITVAIEDVFQMHNTSAVVRSCDIFGIQSAHLIERKYGDQLDVQIAMGAQKWVDIHRYESTSICIDTLKKEGYKIIATTPHNDSCLLDDFEFDGKIALFFGTEKKGLSDEVLEKADGFLKIPMVGFTESLNISVSAAIILQSLTTKLKKERNDWQLSDDEKILKQIDWAKKSIKSIDGVLSRYSEDT, encoded by the coding sequence ATGATTGATTTAAAACTTTTAAATTATTTAGAAGAATTTATATCTGAAGAACGTAAAGAACGCTTTCTTCAGATCTTGGAAGAACGGACGTATAAAATTACGGTGGCTATTGAAGATGTGTTTCAAATGCACAATACGAGTGCTGTTGTTCGTAGCTGTGATATATTCGGAATTCAGTCTGCGCACCTCATTGAGCGTAAATACGGAGATCAATTAGATGTGCAAATAGCGATGGGTGCTCAAAAGTGGGTAGATATTCATAGGTATGAAAGTACAAGCATATGTATAGATACCTTAAAAAAAGAAGGATATAAAATAATAGCAACAACGCCGCATAACGATTCCTGTTTGTTAGATGATTTTGAATTTGATGGTAAAATAGCCTTGTTCTTTGGAACAGAAAAAAAAGGATTAAGTGATGAAGTTTTGGAAAAAGCAGACGGGTTTTTGAAAATACCGATGGTAGGCTTTACAGAGAGCTTAAATATTTCGGTTTCTGCGGCCATCATCTTACAAAGTCTAACCACAAAATTGAAGAAAGAGCGCAATGATTGGCAGCTCAGCGATGATGAGAAAATTCTAAAGCAGATAGATTGGGCAAAAAAATCGATTAAGAGTATTGATGGGGTCTTATCCCGGTATTCTGAGGACACATGA
- a CDS encoding metallophosphoesterase yields the protein MHIKRRVFIKNLILGFLGLIGFIYLDSFWIEKYIIDWNTHDLSDGAKQKIKIIQLSDLHLKEIKYFHKTIAEKINAEKPDIVVFTGDTISRKNTYHILEQFLKLIDSEIFKIAILGNKEYDANVGMPLFKATFKKYNGIVLINENYAFLKDKRAINIIGIDDFLRGSSNFKTAIHHIDTQLDTIVLNHCPAYTDVIDALNSEENLKIKVVLSGHTHGGQITFFGIPFYTPGGSGDYVKGWYQKITTKMYVSKGIGTTALPIRFFARAEASIFYV from the coding sequence ATGCATATCAAAAGAAGAGTGTTCATAAAAAATCTAATTCTAGGATTTTTAGGTCTTATTGGCTTTATTTATTTGGATAGTTTTTGGATCGAAAAATATATCATTGATTGGAACACGCATGATTTAAGTGACGGCGCTAAGCAAAAGATTAAGATAATCCAATTGTCTGACTTACATTTAAAAGAGATCAAGTATTTTCATAAAACTATAGCCGAGAAAATTAATGCCGAAAAACCAGATATTGTAGTGTTTACCGGAGATACTATTTCTAGAAAAAATACCTATCATATTTTAGAACAATTCCTTAAGCTTATTGATTCAGAAATATTTAAAATAGCAATCCTTGGAAATAAAGAATATGATGCTAATGTAGGTATGCCACTTTTTAAAGCTACTTTTAAAAAGTACAACGGCATTGTCCTAATCAATGAAAACTATGCTTTCTTAAAAGACAAAAGAGCCATAAACATTATAGGTATTGACGATTTTCTAAGAGGATCTTCTAATTTTAAAACGGCAATTCATCATATAGATACACAATTAGACACCATAGTACTCAACCATTGCCCAGCATATACAGATGTTATTGATGCTCTAAATAGTGAAGAAAACTTAAAGATTAAAGTTGTCTTATCTGGCCATACCCACGGTGGACAAATTACTTTTTTTGGTATTCCATTTTATACTCCTGGCGGTAGCGGAGATTATGTAAAGGGTTGGTATCAAAAAATAACTACAAAAATGTATGTCTCTAAAGGCATAGGTACTACTGCACTTCCTATTCGTTTTTTTGCCCGAGCAGAAGCTTCCATCTTTTATGTGTAG
- a CDS encoding alpha-amylase family glycosyl hydrolase, which produces MKKGLLLLLGFALVTSCKEEKNTPLPEQSSTVENSIVTPKVKPFVWEGANIYFLLTDRFKNGDTTNDINFERTEETGVLRGFMGGDLKGITAKIEEGYFTKLGINAIWFTPVVEQIHGATDEGTGNSYGYHGYWTKDWTALDPNFGTRDDLEAMVKTAHKNGIRVLMDVVLNHTGPVTEIDPVWPEEWVRTSPTCTFESYETTTACTLVNNLPDIKTENDDEVALPDYLLAKWKEEGRLSSELDELDLFFKRSGCSRSSKAYITKWLTDYVNDFGIDGFRVDTVKHADESAWSELYKQASIAFDTWKRKNPDAVLDDNPFYMVGEVYNYGISSGRVYDFGDKKVDYYNAGFKSLINFELKTDAKKDYETIFKKYNTLLQSKLYGKSVVNYLTSHDDGSPFDKERKDPYHAANVLLLTPGASQVYYGDESSRNLTIEGAQGDATLRSYMNWNEIDSVPETKKILAHWQKLGTFRANHPAVGAGTHKILSKAPYVFERTYTHKEYKDKVVVGLNLPKGKKFLPVKGFFGDATKLHEAYSDTFVIVKNGKVELENEFDIALLELVE; this is translated from the coding sequence ATGAAAAAAGGCCTACTATTGCTATTAGGATTTGCTCTTGTTACCTCTTGCAAAGAAGAAAAAAACACTCCTTTACCTGAACAATCAAGCACCGTAGAAAATAGCATAGTCACCCCTAAAGTAAAGCCATTTGTATGGGAAGGCGCTAATATTTATTTTTTACTTACCGATCGTTTCAAAAACGGTGACACCACTAATGATATCAATTTTGAAAGAACAGAAGAAACTGGAGTTCTTAGAGGTTTTATGGGTGGCGATTTAAAAGGAATCACCGCAAAAATAGAAGAAGGTTATTTCACTAAACTAGGGATCAATGCCATCTGGTTTACCCCTGTTGTAGAACAAATACATGGCGCTACAGATGAAGGTACCGGAAATAGCTACGGCTACCATGGGTACTGGACCAAAGATTGGACAGCACTAGACCCAAATTTTGGTACACGTGATGATTTAGAAGCAATGGTAAAAACTGCACATAAAAACGGAATCCGCGTTTTGATGGATGTAGTTTTAAACCACACGGGGCCTGTTACGGAAATTGACCCCGTATGGCCAGAAGAATGGGTGCGCACATCTCCTACTTGTACTTTTGAAAGTTACGAAACAACTACTGCGTGCACCTTAGTAAACAACTTACCTGACATTAAAACAGAAAATGATGATGAAGTTGCTCTTCCTGATTATTTACTTGCCAAATGGAAAGAAGAAGGTCGTTTAAGTTCTGAGCTAGATGAATTGGACTTATTTTTTAAACGCTCTGGTTGCTCTAGAAGCTCAAAAGCCTACATCACAAAATGGTTAACAGATTATGTAAATGATTTCGGTATCGATGGCTTTAGAGTAGATACTGTAAAACATGCAGACGAAAGTGCTTGGAGTGAACTTTACAAACAAGCTTCAATTGCTTTTGATACTTGGAAAAGAAAAAATCCTGACGCTGTTTTAGATGACAATCCTTTTTATATGGTTGGTGAAGTTTATAACTACGGCATTTCTAGCGGTAGAGTATATGATTTTGGCGATAAAAAAGTAGATTATTACAATGCCGGTTTTAAAAGTCTAATCAATTTTGAACTTAAGACCGATGCTAAAAAAGATTATGAGACTATTTTCAAAAAATACAACACCCTTCTACAATCTAAATTATACGGAAAAAGTGTCGTAAATTATTTAACCTCACATGATGACGGTAGTCCTTTTGACAAAGAACGCAAAGACCCTTACCATGCGGCTAATGTATTACTACTTACTCCAGGGGCATCACAAGTGTACTATGGTGATGAATCCTCTAGAAACCTAACCATTGAAGGCGCCCAGGGCGATGCAACATTGCGTTCTTACATGAATTGGAATGAAATTGACAGCGTTCCTGAAACAAAAAAAATATTAGCTCACTGGCAAAAACTAGGTACATTTAGAGCAAACCACCCTGCCGTTGGTGCTGGCACCCATAAAATACTGTCTAAAGCTCCGTATGTATTTGAAAGAACTTATACCCATAAAGAGTATAAAGACAAAGTTGTGGTTGGCTTAAACCTTCCGAAAGGGAAAAAATTCTTACCCGTAAAAGGGTTCTTTGGAGATGCCACAAAATTACACGAAGCATACTCTGATACATTTGTTATTGTAAAAAATGGTAAGGTAGAATTAGAGAACGAATTTGACATTGCACTGTTAGAATTGGTAGAATAA